The proteins below come from a single Flavobacterium lindanitolerans genomic window:
- the atpA gene encoding F0F1 ATP synthase subunit alpha: protein MAEIKPAEISAILKKQLSGFESGATLEEVGTVLQVGDGIARVYGLSNVQYGELVEFDNGMEGIVLNLEEDNVGVVLLGPSTGIKEGSTAKRTQRIASLKVGEEMVGRVVNTLGQPIDGKGPIGGTLYEMPLERKAPGVIFRQPVTEPLQTGVKAIDAMIPVGRGQRELVIGDRQTGKSTVCIDTILNQKEFYDAGQPVFCIYVAIGQKASTVAGIAKTLEEKGAMAYTIIVAANASDPAPMQVYAPFAGAAIGEYFRDSGRPALIVYDDLSKQAVAYREVSLLLRRPPGREAYPGDVFYLHSRLLERACKVINNDDIAKNMNDLPDSLKPIVKGGGSLTALPIIETQAGDVSAYIPTNVISITDGQIFLESDLFNSGVRPAINVGISVSRVGGNAQIKSMKKVAGTLKLDQAQFRELEAFAKFGSDLDAVTLNVIEKGKRNVEILKQGLNDPYTVEDQVAIIYAGSKNLLRNVPVDKVKEFEKDFLEFMNNKHRDTLDALKAGKLDDKITDVIENVAKEVSAKYN from the coding sequence ATGGCGGAAATCAAACCTGCTGAAATTTCAGCAATATTAAAAAAGCAATTATCAGGTTTTGAATCTGGTGCTACGCTGGAAGAAGTTGGAACAGTACTTCAAGTTGGAGATGGTATTGCTCGTGTGTACGGGCTTTCAAATGTTCAATACGGTGAGCTTGTAGAATTTGATAACGGTATGGAAGGTATCGTTTTGAACTTGGAAGAAGATAATGTGGGTGTCGTTCTTTTAGGACCATCAACAGGAATCAAAGAAGGTTCTACAGCAAAAAGAACACAACGTATTGCTTCGCTTAAAGTAGGTGAAGAAATGGTAGGACGTGTAGTAAACACTCTAGGTCAGCCAATCGATGGTAAAGGACCTATTGGCGGAACACTATATGAAATGCCATTGGAAAGAAAAGCTCCTGGAGTTATCTTCCGTCAGCCTGTAACTGAACCATTACAGACAGGTGTAAAAGCTATCGATGCGATGATTCCGGTTGGACGTGGACAAAGAGAGCTTGTAATTGGTGACCGTCAGACTGGTAAATCTACCGTTTGTATCGATACCATCCTGAACCAAAAAGAATTTTATGATGCAGGTCAGCCTGTATTCTGTATATATGTTGCAATCGGACAAAAAGCTTCGACTGTAGCAGGAATTGCAAAAACATTAGAAGAAAAAGGCGCAATGGCTTATACAATCATTGTTGCTGCTAACGCTTCTGATCCTGCTCCGATGCAGGTTTATGCTCCTTTCGCAGGTGCAGCTATTGGTGAGTACTTCAGAGATTCTGGACGTCCGGCATTGATTGTTTATGATGATTTGTCTAAGCAGGCAGTAGCTTACCGTGAGGTTTCTCTTCTTTTGAGAAGACCACCAGGGCGTGAGGCTTACCCTGGAGACGTTTTCTACCTTCACTCAAGATTGTTAGAAAGAGCTTGTAAGGTTATCAATAATGATGACATCGCTAAAAACATGAACGATTTGCCAGATTCATTGAAGCCAATCGTAAAAGGTGGTGGTTCATTGACAGCTTTGCCAATCATTGAAACACAAGCGGGTGACGTTTCTGCCTATATCCCAACAAACGTAATTTCGATTACAGACGGGCAAATTTTCTTGGAGTCTGATTTGTTCAACTCTGGAGTTCGTCCTGCGATTAACGTAGGTATCTCTGTATCTCGTGTTGGAGGTAACGCACAAATCAAATCGATGAAAAAAGTTGCTGGTACCTTGAAACTTGATCAGGCACAATTCCGTGAATTGGAAGCGTTCGCTAAATTCGGTTCAGATTTGGATGCCGTTACATTAAACGTAATTGAGAAAGGTAAGAGAAACGTTGAAATCCTAAAACAAGGTTTGAACGATCCTTACACTGTTGAAGATCAGGTTGCTATTATCTATGCGGGTTCTAAAAACTTATTGAGAAACGTTCCTGTTGATAAAGTAAAAGAATTCGAGAAAGACTTCCTGGAATTCATGAACAACAAACATAGAGATACTCTTGATGCTTTGAAAGCTGGAAAACTTGATGACAAGATTACTGACGTTATTGAGAACGTAGCTAAAGAAGTATCAGCGAAATATAACTAA
- the atpH gene encoding ATP synthase F1 subunit delta, which yields MSGTRAAIRYAKAILDSALTNGAAQDVYNDMASIASTIEGNEELNTFILNPTIGVGVKEAALTEVFANVNGVTKSLFHLLFENKRFEILADVASQYKIQFDEMNGLEVAKVTTAIPMDSALEAKVSEKIKEFSDKKITIQNIVDPSIIGGFILRIGDKQYNASIANRLQVLKREFSN from the coding sequence ATGTCAGGAACTAGAGCAGCAATCCGATACGCAAAAGCAATTTTAGATTCGGCGCTAACCAATGGAGCAGCGCAGGATGTCTATAATGATATGGCTTCAATTGCATCAACAATAGAAGGTAATGAAGAACTTAATACCTTCATCCTTAATCCTACTATTGGAGTTGGTGTTAAAGAAGCTGCCCTGACAGAAGTTTTCGCAAATGTAAACGGAGTGACTAAAAGTCTTTTCCACTTGCTATTCGAAAACAAAAGATTTGAAATTCTTGCTGATGTTGCGTCACAGTACAAAATTCAGTTTGATGAAATGAACGGACTTGAAGTGGCTAAAGTAACTACAGCCATTCCAATGGATTCAGCTTTGGAAGCAAAAGTTTCTGAGAAAATCAAAGAATTTTCAGACAAGAAAATTACAATTCAAAATATAGTAGATCCATCTATCATTGGAGGATTTATTTTAAGAATAGGCGATAAGCAATACAATGCTTCAATTGCCAACAGATTACAAGTTTTAAAAAGAGAGTTTAGTAATTAG
- a CDS encoding F0F1 ATP synthase subunit B — MNPTAPESLVFWTTIIFIVFFILLRKFAWKPILGAVKGREESINNALASAEAARKEMQNLTADNERILHEARMERDALLKEAREMRDKMIADSKHEAQIQGERMIEQAKTAIEAEKNAAMAELKSQVSSLSLEIAEKLLKDELSNKEAQTKLVEKMLGDVKLN, encoded by the coding sequence ATGAATCCTACTGCACCAGAGAGTTTAGTTTTTTGGACAACGATTATCTTCATAGTTTTCTTTATTCTTTTAAGAAAATTCGCTTGGAAGCCTATTTTAGGAGCTGTAAAAGGACGTGAGGAATCAATCAACAACGCATTGGCATCTGCTGAAGCAGCGCGTAAGGAAATGCAAAACCTTACTGCAGACAATGAGCGTATCTTACACGAAGCTCGTATGGAGCGTGATGCTTTATTGAAAGAAGCTCGTGAAATGAGAGACAAAATGATTGCAGATTCTAAACACGAAGCACAAATTCAGGGAGAAAGAATGATTGAGCAGGCAAAAACTGCTATCGAAGCGGAGAAGAATGCAGCTATGGCTGAATTGAAATCTCAGGTTTCATCATTGTCTCTTGAAATTGCTGAAAAATTATTGAAAGACGAATTGTCTAACAAAGAAGCTCAAACCAAATTGGTTGAGAAAATGTTAGGTGACGTAAAATTGAACTAA
- the atpE gene encoding ATP synthase F0 subunit C — MVLAGIGAGLAAIGAGIGIGKIGGSAMDAIARQPEATSKIQTAMIIAAALIEGVALFAVVVALIAK, encoded by the coding sequence ATGGTATTAGCTGGAATCGGTGCTGGATTAGCTGCAATTGGTGCAGGTATTGGTATTGGAAAAATTGGTGGATCTGCAATGGATGCTATTGCTCGTCAGCCAGAAGCTACTTCAAAAATTCAAACTGCTATGATTATCGCAGCTGCACTTATCGAAGGTGTTGCTCTTTTCGCAGTAGTTGTTGCATTAATTGCAAAGTAA
- the atpB gene encoding F0F1 ATP synthase subunit A codes for MVISNKPLQFILAAFLACIPLASFGSTTVDSIYVKTEAANPVHGSHKELNAHEEKEFNASELINSHIGDSHDFHIADWNGHPISFSLPVILWTNNGLTIFSSKEFHHDNTGHHVVSANGQEFVRYNEVIFYADKFEKLTEEDKGAFNFEARPLDFSITKNVFSMLMSAIVLFLLFSAVARSYKKNKMAPKGLAGFLEPLVTFVRDDIAIPNIGHKKYAKYMPYLLTIFFFIWINNLIGLIPFFPFSSNLTGNIYFTFVMALITFIVTTLSGNKYYWKHILLPPVPKALYPIMVPIEIIGMLTKPFALMIRLFANITAGHIIILSLVSLIFIFKTAAMSPVSGAFVLFMSVLELLVAALQAYVFTLLSALFIGQAVEEHDHH; via the coding sequence ATGGTAATTTCAAATAAACCACTCCAATTCATTCTGGCTGCTTTTTTAGCGTGTATTCCCTTAGCAAGCTTCGGCAGTACAACGGTTGACAGTATTTATGTTAAAACGGAAGCGGCAAATCCGGTACACGGAAGCCACAAAGAATTAAATGCCCATGAGGAGAAAGAGTTTAATGCAAGTGAGTTGATTAATTCACACATTGGAGATTCGCACGATTTCCACATTGCAGATTGGAATGGCCATCCAATTTCGTTCAGCCTTCCTGTTATTTTATGGACAAACAACGGACTGACGATTTTTTCTTCAAAAGAATTTCACCACGATAATACAGGACATCACGTAGTGTCTGCAAACGGACAGGAATTCGTTCGTTATAATGAAGTGATTTTTTACGCAGATAAATTTGAAAAACTGACAGAAGAAGACAAAGGTGCTTTTAACTTTGAAGCAAGACCTTTGGATTTCTCAATCACTAAAAACGTTTTCTCGATGCTAATGTCGGCTATCGTACTTTTCTTGTTGTTCTCTGCTGTAGCGCGTTCTTACAAGAAAAACAAGATGGCGCCTAAAGGACTGGCAGGTTTCCTGGAGCCACTGGTTACTTTCGTGAGAGACGACATTGCTATTCCAAATATCGGTCACAAAAAATATGCGAAATACATGCCATATCTTTTAACGATATTCTTCTTTATCTGGATTAACAACCTTATCGGTTTGATTCCATTCTTCCCATTCAGCTCTAACTTGACAGGAAACATATATTTTACTTTCGTAATGGCATTGATTACTTTTATAGTAACTACACTAAGCGGAAACAAATATTACTGGAAACACATTTTGCTTCCTCCGGTTCCAAAAGCATTATACCCAATTATGGTTCCTATTGAAATCATTGGTATGCTAACAAAACCTTTCGCCTTAATGATTCGTTTATTTGCTAACATTACAGCAGGTCACATCATCATCTTGAGCTTGGTTTCTTTGATATTCATCTTTAAGACAGCTGCGATGTCTCCGGTTTCTGGTGCTTTCGTATTGTTCATGAGTGTTTTGGAATTATTGGTTGCTGCATTGCAGGCATATGTTTTCACATTGTTGTCAGCATTGTTTATCGGTCAGGCTGTTGAAGAGCACGACCATCATTAA
- a CDS encoding AtpZ/AtpI family protein, whose amino-acid sequence MENNDQKKKSLSKWAALMNIPFQMGIIIFAFTYLGMWLDEKYSNNSSTWTIVLSLLSVFIALYNVIRQVKNLNKK is encoded by the coding sequence ATGGAAAACAACGACCAGAAGAAAAAATCGCTTAGCAAATGGGCTGCATTGATGAATATTCCCTTCCAGATGGGAATTATCATTTTTGCTTTTACCTATCTGGGCATGTGGCTTGACGAAAAATATTCAAATAACTCTTCAACCTGGACAATTGTTCTGTCGCTTTTGTCTGTTTTTATAGCACTATATAATGTAATCCGGCAGGTAAAAAATCTAAACAAAAAATAA
- a CDS encoding bactofilin family protein, giving the protein MFDKNPKSYTDLLGKTNRIVEGTIIKGDIISQADFRLDGELIGNFQSKGKIVIGPAGKVIGDIICRNADIEGKFDGKIEVMEILNVKAKAKIYGEVIVGKLSVEPGAEFSASCTMKANVKNLNPGDGKQRPEEKIA; this is encoded by the coding sequence ATGTTTGATAAGAATCCCAAATCCTACACAGACCTTTTAGGAAAAACCAACAGGATTGTTGAAGGAACCATAATAAAAGGAGACATCATTTCCCAGGCCGATTTCCGTCTTGACGGTGAGCTCATAGGAAATTTCCAGTCAAAAGGAAAAATTGTCATTGGCCCGGCAGGAAAAGTAATTGGCGATATTATTTGCAGAAATGCCGACATAGAAGGAAAATTTGACGGCAAGATTGAAGTCATGGAAATCCTGAACGTAAAAGCCAAAGCAAAAATCTACGGAGAAGTTATCGTAGGAAAGCTGTCCGTTGAACCAGGAGCAGAATTTAGTGCTTCCTGTACGATGAAGGCCAATGTGAAAAACTTAAATCCGGGTGATGGAAAACAACGACCAGAAGAAAAAATCGCTTAG
- a CDS encoding tetratricopeptide repeat protein — MKTNILKYVILFCLFAFLVACSTKKNNFVNRNMHALSTEYNILYNGDIALQAGINELKAQYKDNFWEILPVERMQPTQETMLPGDKKNPNFERAETKANKAIQKHSMYIEGGEKNPQIDEAHLLLGKARYYDQRFVPALEAFNYILYKYPNSDKIYEAKIWREKTNMRMENDALAVKNLRKLLQEIKFKDQIFADANATLAQAYLNIEEKDSAISRLKLAIEYTRENEEKARYHFILGQLYDSEKKTDSAMAAYQSVIDMRRKAPRRYVIQAHAKQAQHFDFKSGDTLAFVKKYKDLLEDRENRPYLDIVNHQMGLFYDNLEKDNIAKKYYNKSLKANSQDNYQIASNYRNLAEIYFNDAKYSVAGQYYDSTMVRMDNRTREYKAIKKKRENLVDVIKYEAIAKTNDSILHVVSLSDDGKKSFFEDVIARLKKEDEEKAKKALVVNNGQPGTAVLMKDSEGNDEEAMKRSAKFGSKSREAAVLADEMNMAPPGVGSSIASSNFYYYNPSTVAYGKNEFRKTWGNRALKDNWRLSQGKTKIGFGDDVTDDSVASNEEGDTKKEDKIDVRYTVDYYLKQLPTDQKVIDSLAKERNFAYYQLGLIYKDKFKRYELATGRLEKLLQNDPEERLILPSMYNLFKIYEVTDKQKAEAMRQRILSQYPESRYATILETSASDLTKANDTPDAAYNKLFKLYEAGQYQAVMKESEALIEMYAGEDIIPKIELLKANTTGKLKGLEEYKGALNYVALNYPNSKEGKEAESLLATNIPQMEAIAFDKEIPISWKILYKVGPNPDEKNTKVLQYKIKKFVSERTVDKLSMSFDVYTANESFVTIHGIKTEENAKDIASILKDYKDYKIPDNPIIISNENYKVVQIKKNLADYLTIKKP, encoded by the coding sequence TTGAAAACCAACATACTTAAATACGTCATTCTGTTTTGCCTTTTTGCCTTTTTGGTAGCTTGTTCTACCAAGAAAAATAACTTTGTGAACAGAAATATGCACGCCCTCAGCACAGAATACAATATTTTGTATAATGGCGATATAGCGCTTCAGGCCGGAATAAATGAACTGAAAGCACAATATAAGGACAATTTTTGGGAAATTCTTCCGGTAGAAAGGATGCAGCCAACCCAGGAAACGATGCTTCCGGGTGATAAAAAGAATCCAAATTTTGAACGCGCAGAAACCAAAGCCAATAAAGCCATCCAGAAACACTCCATGTATATTGAAGGTGGAGAAAAAAATCCGCAAATTGACGAAGCTCACCTTTTGCTTGGAAAGGCACGTTATTATGACCAGCGATTTGTACCGGCTTTAGAAGCTTTCAACTATATCCTATATAAATATCCGAACAGTGATAAGATTTACGAAGCAAAAATCTGGAGAGAAAAAACCAATATGCGTATGGAAAATGATGCATTGGCGGTAAAAAACCTTCGTAAGCTTTTGCAGGAAATAAAATTCAAAGACCAGATTTTTGCTGATGCGAATGCAACTCTGGCTCAGGCTTACCTTAATATTGAAGAAAAAGACAGTGCTATATCAAGACTAAAACTGGCTATCGAATATACCAGAGAAAACGAGGAAAAAGCAAGATACCATTTCATACTGGGGCAGCTTTACGATAGTGAGAAGAAGACAGACAGTGCCATGGCTGCCTACCAATCGGTAATTGATATGAGAAGAAAAGCACCTCGCCGTTATGTCATTCAGGCTCATGCCAAGCAGGCACAACATTTTGATTTCAAATCCGGTGATACGTTGGCTTTTGTAAAAAAATACAAGGATTTACTGGAAGACCGAGAAAACAGACCTTATCTGGATATAGTCAACCACCAGATGGGACTATTCTATGATAATCTCGAAAAAGACAATATCGCTAAAAAATATTACAATAAATCATTAAAGGCCAATTCTCAGGACAATTACCAAATTGCTTCCAATTACAGAAATCTGGCAGAAATTTATTTCAATGATGCCAAATATTCTGTTGCAGGTCAATACTATGACAGTACTATGGTTCGTATGGACAACAGAACCAGAGAATATAAAGCAATCAAAAAGAAAAGAGAAAATCTGGTTGACGTTATCAAATACGAAGCCATTGCTAAAACAAATGACAGCATACTTCATGTTGTCTCTTTATCAGACGATGGTAAAAAAAGCTTTTTTGAAGACGTAATCGCTCGATTGAAAAAAGAAGATGAAGAAAAGGCCAAAAAAGCTTTAGTGGTAAATAATGGACAACCGGGAACAGCTGTTTTAATGAAAGACTCGGAAGGAAATGATGAAGAAGCCATGAAGCGTTCAGCAAAATTTGGCAGTAAAAGCAGAGAGGCAGCAGTCCTGGCAGATGAAATGAACATGGCACCTCCGGGAGTAGGAAGTTCAATTGCGTCGTCTAACTTCTATTACTATAATCCAAGTACCGTTGCTTATGGAAAAAATGAATTCCGTAAAACATGGGGCAATAGAGCATTAAAAGACAACTGGAGACTATCTCAAGGAAAAACCAAGATTGGATTTGGCGATGATGTTACTGATGACAGCGTAGCCTCAAATGAAGAAGGCGACACTAAAAAGGAAGACAAAATTGATGTGAGATATACGGTAGATTATTATCTGAAGCAATTGCCTACAGACCAGAAAGTAATCGACAGTCTTGCTAAAGAAAGAAACTTTGCATACTATCAATTGGGTCTTATTTATAAGGACAAATTCAAGAGATACGAGCTAGCGACAGGCAGACTCGAAAAATTATTGCAAAATGACCCGGAAGAAAGATTGATTTTACCATCAATGTACAATCTCTTCAAAATTTATGAAGTAACAGACAAGCAGAAGGCAGAAGCAATGAGACAGAGAATCCTGTCACAATATCCGGAATCCCGCTATGCCACTATTTTAGAAACATCTGCTTCAGATTTGACAAAAGCCAATGACACGCCCGATGCTGCTTATAACAAATTGTTCAAACTTTACGAAGCAGGCCAATATCAGGCAGTCATGAAAGAAAGTGAAGCGCTTATTGAGATGTATGCAGGAGAAGATATCATACCAAAAATAGAATTGCTTAAAGCCAACACAACCGGAAAGCTGAAAGGGCTTGAAGAATACAAAGGTGCATTAAACTATGTAGCTTTAAATTACCCAAACAGTAAAGAAGGAAAAGAAGCAGAAAGTCTTTTGGCAACTAATATTCCGCAAATGGAAGCCATAGCTTTTGACAAAGAAATTCCGATAAGCTGGAAAATACTATATAAGGTAGGACCAAATCCGGATGAGAAAAACACAAAAGTACTTCAGTATAAAATAAAGAAATTTGTTTCGGAAAGGACAGTAGACAAACTGTCCATGTCTTTTGACGTCTATACCGCAAATGAAAGTTTTGTTACAATTCACGGAATCAAGACAGAAGAGAATGCAAAAGACATTGCCTCAATCCTAAAAGATTACAAAGACTATAAGATTCCTGACAACCCAATAATCATATCAAATGAAAATTATAAAGTTGTTCAGATAAAGAAAAATCTTGCCGATTACCTAACAATCAAAAAACCGTAA
- a CDS encoding ABC transporter ATP-binding protein: protein MIQAKNLSKTYNGTTVLKIDHLEIQQGESFGLVGNNGAGKTTFFSLLLDLIQPTTGEIVNNGFRVDHSESWKSLTASFLDESFLIGYLTPEEYFYFIGDLRGQNKADVDALLQKYEEFFNGEILNSKKYIRDFSKGNQKKVGIIATLIGNPKVIILDEPFANLDPTTQFRLKKIIKELADNPEITVLVSSHDLLHTVEVSNRIVALQKGEIVKDIQTSSETLEELERFFAV, encoded by the coding sequence ATGATACAAGCAAAAAATCTTTCAAAAACATATAACGGAACAACCGTATTAAAAATAGACCACCTTGAAATACAACAAGGAGAAAGTTTTGGATTAGTAGGGAATAATGGAGCAGGAAAAACAACCTTTTTCAGTTTGCTTCTTGACTTGATACAGCCTACAACCGGAGAAATAGTCAATAACGGTTTTAGGGTAGACCACAGCGAAAGCTGGAAATCACTAACGGCTTCTTTTTTAGATGAAAGCTTCCTGATTGGCTACCTGACTCCGGAAGAATATTTCTATTTTATTGGTGATTTGCGCGGACAAAATAAAGCTGATGTTGACGCCTTATTGCAGAAATATGAAGAATTTTTTAATGGGGAAATCCTGAACAGCAAAAAATACATTCGTGACTTCTCAAAAGGAAACCAGAAAAAAGTAGGGATTATTGCTACTTTAATCGGTAATCCAAAAGTTATCATACTGGATGAACCTTTTGCAAATCTTGACCCGACAACTCAGTTCAGGCTTAAAAAGATAATCAAGGAATTAGCAGACAATCCTGAAATTACGGTTCTGGTTTCAAGCCATGACCTGCTTCATACGGTTGAGGTCTCCAATAGGATTGTTGCCCTGCAAAAAGGAGAAATAGTAAAAGACATACAAACATCATCTGAAACATTAGAAGAACTAGAACGATTTTTCGCTGTCTAG
- a CDS encoding DUF5687 family protein, translated as MFKKFLMLEWKAFFRSASFRTNLALKILMIFGAIYFTLIFLFMGIGAFYLIKEELHLDPLVTVNQFLIYYFLFDLIMRLFLQKIPVMNIRPLLTLPIKKSTIVNFALGKTVLSFFNFVHCFFFVPFSIVLIMEGYDIVSVILWHIGLMALVYVNNFLNILLNNKDYLFLIFIGLVLVLGTMQYYDLFDVTNYTSVFYQGLFDTRYIFLIPVFLLIALYAITFNFFKKNLHLDTGLSSKHSVAKTEQYTWLNQFGTIGTFLKNDIRLIKRNKRSKTTIFMSLLFLFYGLLFFASGIESYDNPMMHMFAGIFVTGGFLFTFGQFVPSWDSAYYPLMMTQNIPYKGYLSSKWWLIVIATAVSTVAASFYLYFGLEVYLVIVVGAIYNIGVNSHLVLLGGAYTKTPVDLGSSKGAFGDKKAFNVKTMLISLPKLLLPMIIYALGYYLINPTTGLALVALTGILGFALKNKVFNLIERVYKTEKYKTLEAYKQKA; from the coding sequence ATGTTTAAAAAATTTCTCATGCTGGAATGGAAGGCTTTTTTCCGTTCCGCTTCATTCAGAACCAATCTCGCCTTAAAAATATTAATGATTTTTGGGGCTATTTATTTCACGCTGATTTTCCTTTTTATGGGAATTGGCGCGTTTTATCTTATCAAAGAAGAGTTGCACCTTGACCCTTTGGTGACCGTCAATCAATTTTTGATTTATTATTTTCTTTTTGATTTAATAATGAGACTTTTTCTGCAGAAAATTCCAGTCATGAATATTCGGCCGTTGCTCACTCTGCCTATTAAGAAATCAACCATCGTAAATTTTGCTTTAGGCAAAACGGTACTGTCGTTTTTTAATTTCGTACACTGCTTTTTCTTCGTGCCTTTTTCAATCGTACTGATTATGGAAGGATATGACATTGTGAGCGTTATTCTTTGGCACATTGGATTGATGGCTTTGGTATATGTCAACAACTTCCTTAATATATTGCTCAACAATAAAGATTATCTTTTTTTAATCTTTATCGGACTTGTACTGGTTTTAGGAACCATGCAGTACTATGACTTGTTTGATGTAACTAATTATACTTCTGTTTTCTATCAGGGATTATTTGATACCAGGTATATTTTCCTGATACCGGTATTTTTGCTGATTGCTTTGTATGCAATTACCTTTAATTTCTTTAAAAAGAATCTGCATTTGGATACGGGACTTTCATCAAAGCATAGCGTAGCCAAAACAGAACAGTATACCTGGCTTAACCAGTTCGGAACTATTGGTACGTTTCTTAAAAATGACATACGCCTGATAAAGCGTAACAAGCGTTCCAAGACTACAATCTTTATGAGTCTCCTGTTTCTTTTTTACGGACTGCTTTTCTTTGCAAGCGGAATAGAATCCTATGACAATCCGATGATGCACATGTTTGCCGGAATTTTTGTAACAGGTGGTTTTTTATTCACTTTTGGTCAATTCGTACCAAGTTGGGATAGTGCTTATTATCCGTTGATGATGACGCAAAATATTCCTTATAAAGGATACCTTAGTTCAAAATGGTGGCTGATTGTTATTGCAACGGCGGTTTCAACGGTTGCTGCTTCTTTCTATCTTTATTTTGGACTCGAAGTATACCTGGTTATTGTTGTTGGAGCTATTTATAATATTGGTGTCAACTCTCATTTGGTATTGTTGGGCGGTGCCTATACAAAAACACCGGTTGATTTGGGTTCCAGCAAAGGTGCCTTTGGTGACAAGAAAGCATTTAATGTAAAAACCATGCTTATCTCTTTGCCAAAACTGTTATTACCTATGATTATCTATGCATTGGGTTATTACCTGATTAACCCAACAACAGGACTGGCTCTCGTTGCCCTGACAGGTATTCTTGGCTTTGCTCTAAAAAACAAAGTTTTTAACCTGATTGAGAGAGTCTACAAGACAGAAAAATACAAAACGCTGGAAGCCTACAAGCAAAAAGCATAA
- a CDS encoding PadR family transcriptional regulator — protein sequence MKNSQLYKGSLTTIIMKLLGENGRMYGYEITQKVKEITKGELNITEGALYPALHKLEAEGLLDVEIEKVDNRLRKYYKLTENGQTETVNRLAELEEFIKNMQSIVNPKLSY from the coding sequence ATGAAAAACTCCCAATTGTATAAAGGAAGTCTTACTACCATAATAATGAAGTTATTAGGTGAAAACGGACGTATGTATGGTTATGAAATCACACAGAAAGTGAAAGAAATAACCAAAGGCGAACTGAACATCACAGAAGGCGCGCTTTATCCGGCATTGCATAAACTCGAAGCTGAAGGCCTGTTGGATGTTGAAATTGAAAAGGTTGACAATCGTCTCCGGAAATATTATAAGCTGACAGAAAACGGACAGACCGAAACCGTAAACCGTCTGGCCGAATTGGAAGAATTTATAAAAAACATGCAAAGCATTGTCAATCCTAAACTGAGTTATTAA